The nucleotide sequence cacagccattttcaggtctctccagagatgttcgattgggtgtcaagtccgggctctggctgggccactcaaggacattcagagaattgtcccgaagccactcctgcgttgtattggctgtgtgcttagggttattgtcctgttggaaggtgaaccttcatcccagtctgaggtcctgagcagtttttcattaaggatctctctgtactttgctccattcatctttcccttgatcctgactagtctcccagtccctgccgctgaaaaacatccccacagcatgatgctgccaccaccatgcttcaccgtagggatggtgccaggttacctcttgatgtgacacttggcattcaggccaaagagttcaatcttggtttcatcagaccagagaatcacctaaaggactctcatggtctgagagtggcCAGARggtgccttttgacaaactccaagtgggctgtcatgtgccttttactgaggaYtggcttccgtcaggccactctactataaaggcctgattgatggagtatTGCAGagatgttgtagaaacatctcaaggatgatcaatggaaacaggattcacctgagctcaatttccagtctcataaaaaagggtctgaatacttatttaaataaggtatttgttttttatttttaatacatttgcaaacatttctagaaacctgttttcgctttgtcattatggggtacaaCACCAGCCAGACTTTTGCTTCcatgtgtagattgttgaggaattTATTTTGTACGTKACAAAGTGGAAAYgggtaaggggtctgaatacttcccgaatgcactgcacattacacatctataagcccttcaacaaaaaaaatacatttgagataGAGATCTTTACTGACCTTATCACAGAAGATTTTGACCTGGACGGCAGCTCTGTGGATGAGGCGGTTGGTGCCGGTGCTGAAATCATAGGTGTCGATCTGGAGGTTGAGAGGAAGCCCCTTCACCCCCTTCTGAGAGGAGAAGTCTGTACTCAGAGAGTTAATGCCAATGTAcacctggagagaggagaataggGTTAAAAATGATATCAgacaaggaaacgtacagtattaatACTGGTTTCAAAAAAARAAATAAAGCAACACATCAcgggcacaacacctctcccctacgTTACCTACTTTTTGTGtgcatgtactgacatgtatgtgtaaccgATAGATACACACGCAAACTACATGTTAAAGTATTTTGTScgttatgtgtcggaccccagtaagaccagCTGTCGCTAATGGAGATcttgatcaataaaaaaaatgtgaggACTTTCTAGAACTGTTTTGGTGCCCTTTTTAAAAAAAGGTCCTTGAGTGGTATTGAGAACCTTGAAAAATCATTAAACCATTCATGCAATTCGCAAATGTTATGTTCTAATGTTCTATTCAATGTCATATAATGAGaagtgacaaagagagagaatgtcgcgtgtgtgtgggtggctgGCTGCCCTTTGACCAATGAGGTGTGACTGAGAGAAATTAAAAGATTGAGTGACAAGCATAGACACATCTCTGATCAGGAAGAAGTGTYGAGACAGAAAAAGCTTCACAAATCAAAAACGATGAATCTATGGACACGTGTTGTGATGACACCTTTTTGGATTGGCAACCCTCCACTTGTGGGAAAAACATACAGACGTACAGTGTAACAGAAAWGTTTAGAATGTTTCCACAACGGCTGTGTCTTGGTAAGGTTTCAGGATATAAGAGGCCCTGATTTTAACAGACTTGTTCTGGGTAAAATGAGATGAGTTAGTATATCACTGGTTGTGACAACAGGTGCCTTCAGTTTTGAAATAACCTTTACTCACTCATTCCTTCCAACCTGtcctttcctttctccctctcccactctctctctccattctccctctctccgttctccctctccctctctccacctgcaGGGAGTTTCACTGCCTCACCCCTATGGGCGTGAGCAGATTGCAGTAAGCGCTCTCGAGTGTCGCTCTTGCCCTTGTGGTGACAGCGCCCCGGGCGGCTGCATGCCAGGGATTCCTCCCCTCCCAACCCTCAGCGCTCCCTCATCGCCCCATTTCAGCTCAACGGATAGCGTGGCTAGATAAATAATAGGGCTGTTCCAAGCGCTACGACtttatctgtggtgtgtgtgtgtgtgtgtgtgttgtgtgttgtgtgtggtgtgtgtgtgtgtgtgtgtgtgtgtgtggtgtgtgtgtgtgtgtgtgttgtgtgctgtgtgtgtgtgtgtggttgtgtgtgtggcaatGTGTGTGTGCTCAGGTGTGATGTGTTcagcgtgtggtgtgtggtggtgtcagAGTGTGTTTTTCCACTGTTGCGCCAGTTTCCTGGCTGCGCTTACCTTCGCTTCCTCGTTGGGGTTCCAAATGAAAGACAGAGCATTGAAGGCCACCTCTTCCACATGGCTGATGCCACTGAACACCTCTTTGTAGTCAGCTAGAAGACAGATAGAAAGACATTGATTTAAGGAAAATAAAGTGGTTTTCTGTTCTGAGTAGATACAGGCTTACGAAAGAAGCAACAACAACTAATAAAACCTTCCYGTCATTGACATTTGTTGTTTTAGACGTAGAGATAAGGCAAATTCCTGTTGCTGTTcctatgcatgtgtttgtgtgtacatggtAAAGGTTGTATACCGATGTCAATGACCCTCTGCTTAACGGTCGGCTGCCTTGCGTGCCAGTGATTCCAGCACCTCAGCTGGATCTCTGCATTCTTATCATTCTCAAACACCGCCATGACCaccgtctggagaaagagagcagagagagagagagagaggggccatcAGACAAGGTACATTTTGTGTAGGTTGTGTGCATCGCCGACTCCGAGAAAGGCAAACTACCGGGCACGTTTCATTCGCAAAGGCTTGTGTGCTCTCTTTTCACCAGAGAAAAGAGAGGGCTGTCACACAGACCTTTAGCTCCTCCCCTTGTTCTCCCTCTCGGCCTGACTAACTGGCTGACACGCATTGGGTTTGGCCCGAACACTGAGCCTGGCGGAACTCCAAAACCAAAATCACTCATCACAAGAAGAGAGAACAACGTTCCCACCCTGCTCCATCGACCATGACAGTCAACAAtggtgaggaggggggagatTTTGAAGGAACATACTTTCACTGGGGTTGTGTCAAATAGAACATCCTCTGGTGAGAGGAACTGTCCTCTTGGGTGATGTCATCAAAGCTCGActcaccttgactttgttggagGACAGGCTGTCCACCCCCTGTAGGGAGATAGGGTAGAACTGGCCCTTGTTGAGGTAAACCATGGGCAGCTGGGACGACTTGTGCTGGGTGGCTTGAGGGGCTCCCAGAACGAACTGGAAATCATTCCTGGAGACAAAATGTTAACGGTCAGCATTATGTTTTGCCATTTGAATATTACTGCCATTGCTTTGCGAGTTATACACAGCTCGATGATATTCATTGCCTTTAGCCTAATTCAATTAGCATTTTCGATACTTAGGCGTAGCTCAGCACAGGTGttctaatttgatttgattcccagGGCACATAGCTACCTGTATCTCTCTGGAGGGGAGTTGGTGTAGGAGTCAGAGTACACTGGACTGGGCTGCTTGGTAAAGGGATCACTGTAGGGTAGAGACTGCTTCAGAGGAACACAAGAAAAAAAGTAATGAGGAGATGGAAtgtgaaaaagaaagagagagagagagaaactagaagGGGAGAAGTTGCCAGAgatgaaaatgtacaaataaacaaGATGGCTGCTCTGGTTAGAGCTGTAAGCTTACCTCAGTGCTGGCCTCAGGGAAGGCTGTCTCTGTGGGCCACTTCTGGGAGAGCAGGGAGTCAAACATGTTGTTGATGGCCTGCTTGTCGTAGGTGTCGGCACTGGAGTTTTGAGGGACAGAGGGGGGGCAGAGGGACGACAGCTTGCTGTTGAGGTCCAGCGCCTCCTGGGGGTGGCTGGCAGAAATGTTGATGATGTTGGTAGGCGTCTCCAGGGAGACCAGCTCGGGGGAGGAGCCACTCAGTGTCCTGGgttgggggggagggagaggagttcAGATACAAGACCAACCCATTTAGCCACTCCTTTGATTGARACTCAATAAATAATGGAGATGTTTGACAAACAAAACTCTTCTGAGAAACACTGATTGTCAATAGAACTGCCCTTCcttcaacaaaaaaaattcagCTCTTTTATACAGTAGCATYTAcagcagcacacatacacacaattccCGACATGAAATGTGTAAAAGTCAATAAGAATGAAGAAAGCCAGTGTAGTTCTCAGAGTCCACTGGGCACACAGTGCTACTGAGAGTGAGCTAAAGAAAGCTGGGTGGGAACTGTTTACCGCCTAATCCCAAtatttcttcccctctttctttctttgagTTTTGTCGAAAGGGACTGACTGCCGTGTTTGACGGGACAAACTGCGTGGCCACCGACGGCCGTTTCTCAAcccagacaaaagagagagagggagagctggggCTGCTTCTCCTCCTTTGTGAGTCAGAGACGGTGTTGTTCAGGGGTGGGAAGAGGAGGAGTACCACAGCCCATAATCCCTTGGGGTTCTGTTTGACAGGGGGATTAGCCACAAGCTCACCCAACTCTGACCTCGCCAAAGCCTTGCCCTTTCTGTGCTGCTTGACTCCATGACATAGGAACTCCCAATACCACCCGGGTTCCACTTAAAAATCCCTTTACCATCCCATCTTCCCCATACCCCTTTAGTGTCTGCCTCTACGGTTTGATTGACAGGTGAAATTATCTTGGTCTTTAACCCGATCGCTCAATCAAGTCCATACTCTTGGTAGTGTTAACAATTGCTTAGATATCAATCATACCTCTCTGGCTTGTACATACTGCTGCCTCGGCTGCATGCAACCATTTTCTGTTCTTTTGGTGTCTGTGGACATGAGAGACAACAGTGAGTTGTTTCTGTACAACACGTACAAAGGAGACAGGTTGAACTTAAACGGGTGGTATAACGCACACGCATTACCTTGCACTGGTCGTAGGTGAGCAGGCTGTCTGTGTAGGCCCAGGAGTCCATGATGAGGTTACTGTAACACTGGTAGTTGAAACTCTCGTTCTGAAGGACCAATCCCAGAGTCCTGCAGCACACAGACCAGGAGAAACATTAATAAGGCATTAGAGTGAAGGAGGTAGCACTTGACTTTtgtaattaaataacatttttttggCATGTTTTGGCTATGGGAAGTGCCTCTTTGCCTATGCGTATGTTAACTTTTATAGTAGAAATGCAAGACTTTATGCTGTGAGTGTCTCATGCTAATAACAACCTTAAGCGCTGCACATACTTGCCCCTGGGCTAGGAGGAAGGTTTCGATTGCAAAACCACAGATCTTAATAAGATATTTGCTGCTCGCTGCGTACAGTAGATGCCAGAGAAGTTCAACATACTAGGGGCCAAGAGCTCACCCACACACAAGTATGCCTTGTGTAATAACCTCACAATAATTACGTTCACAATAATTACGTTCACAATAATTACGTTCACTAGAACTCGATCACATTATCAGTTACCGCAGAATGGtatcatgtttttctttttttttcttttcttttcatgAAAAGAAAGAAATCACTTTTTTGTTATAAGCCTTTTCCCTCCTAGGGTCATAGGGTCATAGGGTCGTAGTGACTTCTTAAGTACAAAGGTCAGGATCCGAGCTGTCACCTGGAAGGCTCTGGGTTTCCAACAGTTTGCCAACAGTCCAGACACAAAACAAGGGATTTAGGGGAAGGATCAGTAACTCCTTTGGATAAACAGAAAGAAAAGTGGGATTTGTTTTGGGGGAATTTCCTGGCTACTGAGAATGAAGTAAGCTTCCTGTAAGTTGACCTGGAGTGGCCAGTGTGCAAACAGAGCATGTTTACCTATGAGCTACCACataatgtgctgacaacaaaaggAAGACTTCAGGCATTGACATCCTACTGTGTttgaccaggagagagagaatcacaatAAGGGCGTATTAGCAGAAAAGAAGGTCGTATTATCACTGTCCTTCCATACCTCTTAAGATTCCTATACAATTGTTTACTAAAATGCCTTCTCTCAAAACTGCAACCCACCACTGCAAAGACTGATAACAGACACCTGTTGTAAGATACACCTGTCTCCCCCTCTACAGACACTCACCTGCATCAGTGTACATTAACACCACAACATTCCATTAGCCAATCTTCCCCTTTACAAAAAGGTGCCGTTTTGAAACTGCTGTAAAAGTGCGGTAACTGTgatattttggacgcagtaattacAGTATAACTGCattgtactgcagttatactgcaaaattattgcagtaaaaaaaaaaattgggggggacgCATTATTTgctgcatactgcagttataccgtattctgactgcaatctttttgcGTAAGGGCCTTTCTCTAAATACTGCTCAATACAAATGTTACAACAGAGAATCCCTGTCTAGAGTTTCACCACTACATTATGTAATTCAACGCATTCTCCAAGACATTCAGGAGGCGGGTACCAGTTTCCCTCTCCCCCATTGTGTGTTGTACCCCTTAGGTGTAAACACGGCCTATGACAGGCCAGTTTAAACCACGAGTCGCTATAAATACACAACATAGCAGGGGGACatcgaaagtgtgtgtgtgtgtgtgtgtgtgtgtatcaggttCTCCACTAAATATACTTTCAGTAAAAACACACACCTTTCACATGGTGGTCTCATTGCACAACATAGAGAAACAGAGGTAGAGAAGAGGGGGCATGAGTGCCCtgaatttctttctctctctctcaggaagtGTAGGTAACTCTTACTGTTCAACAGAAGATGATGAATGGACAAGTCAGCACTTGCATCATAATCTATTCTGGCCCTCAGCAGAAAATAAAAGGTAGACTGTTGCAGAACCAAAAGCAGTTACAGCCAAAAGAGTCTTACATCAATCCAACCAACGGATGCACTTATGTCACGTTCATGCAGTAGTCGTAGAAAACAACAGGTGATCCAGAGATTTCCCACTAGGGGAAACAATCAATAGGAAGCTCTACGCAAATAACTTACTTACATTTGAACCCGGAGGTTCCGGAGTTTCCGATAGCACGTGAATGCGGCATTAAAATATTAGACTGTCTAATACAATTGGTTGCATTTTACCTTAGCAGGTATACACCACAAGACACAAGTCCAAACACATTTCCTTTAAGGAACACATTCTAGTCCCAGAACACCCCCTTTTAACCCCGTAAAACATAGCATGTCACAGAGAACCATGTAACGAAGTTGTCAACTTACTCAATCTCTTTGGTCATGACTCCTTTCCAAGACAGAAGAGTTTAGGTTCCTCTGGGTAAAGACTCCTCTAGTGGGTGTGGGTGTTGTCTGTCTTAGCAGAGAGAGTGAGCCTGTTTTGATTCCTGTCCTCATCAGCTCCCCACATTTATTTCATGCTGACAGGTAGCTTTCCTCACTCGCGCCTGATTGGCCGAGGGCTCCGAAGACAGGTGCCTGATAGGACAGGTGTAGAGGGGTTAACTGTTTCAGTGCTGAtgaaacacaggtgtgagtgGCGTACTTAGCAGGACAATCCTGGGAAGTGTTTCACACATCTCATTAGGAGTTAAAGAAAAGAGATTGGTTTCTCCAGGGTGTCAAATGATTCTTATTGAAAGTGAGATAACAAAGAGTTTTTTCAGGAACTATGCTTTAAAATGGTAATAGAATTCAGTATCATTATACAGTGTTGAGAAAAAATGTACTGGTGCCATGGTGCACTTATTTGCTGGGATCAGTGTTTGCAATTGTTTTTGACTAAACTATTTAATGGAAGTAGTTGAGAGTAGTAGATAAGGACTCCATATTTGGATAGGATTTGAAAGGATTTGTTACATTTCATATTGAATAATCCACAAGAGGAACATAATTAAGATMATCATATCTGGTCCCTataaagaaacaaagaacatACCATAATTTCAAATTGATATACCGGTACATCCATGTTCATTTATTTAATGAGCATGAGTTCTTTCctctgtttaaaatgttttaacaattttatGGTAGGATTTTTTTATGGTTTGGATTTTACATTTCAATATAGATAAAACTGAAATATGTATTTCTTTCAAATCTGTAAAGAAATTCAAGTGAAAATTCACAATTCTCAAAGTGCAATCAATCTTTAAATATTTCACATTTTAATATGGAACATCACATACATggtttattttatatattgtatTTCTGTATGGGATCAGCCCATTTAGCAAAAACCAAAGACATATATTATTTCCTCCTTTCACAATAAGTTATGAATTGAGTCACCCACAGGATGCCGTGTTCTTTAAAGGATCTTCTCCAATTGTTACAAGGATAAGGCTCTTCCAGGCAAAGTTCTTCCACCCACCTCCCTTCCCTTTTACAGAACCAAGAAGAAGGATATTGCCatctgggcccagattcacaaaacacttcttatgAAAAAACTTAAGAAgctttttaagaaaaaaaaacccCTAAGTTTATAGGATAGTTCATAAAtgcaattcctcaacaatatcttaagatTTTATGATTTTCTTACAAACTTTTAAAACATTATCTTATTAATCTTAAAATGTGTGTTGCTAGGATATCAATTTAGCTATCTATCTAGATAGCAATGGCAATCATCTTTCAGATAAAGTTTGTGTGAATTAAACATGTTAGATTGCTTTCAAGAGCTTATTCTCTCTCTGCCCAGAGTTTAGGACGAgggtttagctatcttggaattCAGAACAAATACAAGAACTTTATGTTCAAAATTCTAATTTCTTCTTCACTTTTTTTGCTgaaggagaaacataagaaataacGCAATAACATTTCCAACAACCTTTTAAACAACTTCACAAGTCTATAGTTGTATGTCTCTGGGCCCTGGCCATTATCTAGTGTAGgagtgctgatgtaggatcagttttgccttttagatcacagtGAATATGATTATACGTACAGgggggaactgatcctagatcagcgctgAACTTGCCTAGCATGTGCTACATGTTTtaacattatttaaccaggtgtaTCCTGTACAATAAAAATGTAGTTCTTGTATACAACAGTGAATGTGGTTTCCCTGTTGGAAGGATTCCCTGGCCTTTTTTAATCTataccgtatatatatatatatatatatatatatatatatatatatccaaacgtttggacacacctactcattcaaggatttttcttcatttgtactattttctacaatgtagaaaaatagtgaagacatcaaaactatgaaataacacatatggaatcatgtagtaaccccaaaccgtgttaaacaaatcaaaatatattttatatttgagattcttcaaagtagccaccctttgcctttatgataagctttgcacactcttggcattctctcaaccagctccacctggaatgcttttccaacagtcttgaaggagttcccgcatatgctgaacacttgttggctgattttccttcactctgcagtccaactcatcccaaaccatctcaattgggttgaggtcaggtgattgtggaggccaggttatctgatgaatcactctccttcttggtcaaatagcccttacacagcctggaggtgtgttgggtcattgtccttttgaaaaacaaatgaRAGTCCCACTAAatacaaaacagatgggatggcgtatcgctgcggaATGCTctggcagccatgctggttaggtgtgccttgaattctaaataaatcactgacagtgtcaccagcaaagcacccccacacaatctcacctcctcctccatgcttcacggtgggaaccacatatccYgagatcatccattcaccacaaatcaaatcaaaa is from Salvelinus sp. IW2-2015 linkage group LG9, ASM291031v2, whole genome shotgun sequence and encodes:
- the LOC111968931 gene encoding grainyhead-like protein 3 homolog isoform X2; protein product: MTKEIETLGLVLQNESFNYQCYSNLIMDSWAYTDSLLTYDQCKTPKEQKMVACSRGSSMYKPERTLSGSSPELVSLETPTNIINISASHPQEALDLNSKLSSLCPPSVPQNSSADTYDKQAINNMFDSLLSQKWPTETAFPEASTESLPYSDPFTKQPSPVYSDSYTNSPPERYRNDFQFVLGAPQATQHKSSQLPMVYLNKGQFYPISLQGVDSLSSNKVKTVVMAVFENDKNAEIQLRCWNHWHARQPTVKQRVIDIADYKEVFSGISHVEEVAFNALSFIWNPNEEAKVYIGINSLSTDFSSQKGVKGLPLNLQIDTYDFSTGTNRLIHRAAVQVKIFCDKGAERKMRDEDRKRSKRRGKTVIDSKIIKSVVSSSMGSDSTFFKTLEDHVTNPVLFIPEMHLSNMQRCGLAPPTTLEEVERTSLKRLYPDRVDQSSGSPPPSKQARLEEQQKVLLYVRTESEEVFDALMLNTPTLKGLRHAISEKYGMQEDSIGKIYKKCKRGIFVNMDDNIIEHYSNHSAFLIEISEVMSSQFQVTLMEL
- the LOC111968931 gene encoding grainyhead-like protein 3 homolog isoform X1 — its product is MTKEIETLGLVLQNESFNYQCYSNLIMDSWAYTDSLLTYDQCKTPKEQKMVACSRGSSMYKPERTLSGSSPELVSLETPTNIINISASHPQEALDLNSKLSSLCPPSVPQNSSADTYDKQAINNMFDSLLSQKWPTETAFPEASTEQSLPYSDPFTKQPSPVYSDSYTNSPPERYRNDFQFVLGAPQATQHKSSQLPMVYLNKGQFYPISLQGVDSLSSNKVKTVVMAVFENDKNAEIQLRCWNHWHARQPTVKQRVIDIADYKEVFSGISHVEEVAFNALSFIWNPNEEAKVYIGINSLSTDFSSQKGVKGLPLNLQIDTYDFSTGTNRLIHRAAVQVKIFCDKGAERKMRDEDRKRSKRRGKTVIDSKIIKSVVSSSMGSDSTFFKTLEDHVTNPVLFIPEMHLSNMQRCGLAPPTTLEEVERTSLKRLYPDRVDQSSGSPPPSKQARLEEQQKVLLYVRTESEEVFDALMLNTPTLKGLRHAISEKYGMQEDSIGKIYKKCKRGIFVNMDDNIIEHYSNHSAFLIEISEVMSSQFQVTLMEL